caagtaattaataatatggtgtgaaaaatttcatttgaattttaacattttcaaactggcttcgtggctatcgagtttgggacccaaattgaaagtcggcactgacaactgagctgaagagctgttcataaagaacagctcatttagatgagctgatatgatcagagctgttcatcatgatgagctgatttgcacacctctactcCAAACCAatgtcaaaaatttattacgaaCATTCTTTTTTTGCCGTGACTAAAAAACGAATAATCTAAACTTCGGCTACGGCTACGgtgtattaatgaaaaattatgaaaaattgacaTCTCCATACGAAAGATCTCCAATTGTGAATAGGATCCATAGTAAGAGATCTGAGAAGTCTGAAAGAGAGGTTCTCCATAGCCTATATGGCTGTGCGTCCGCTTATCGAGCGACCCAAGTGATTTCCATTGAttgattggcctttttcaaggctagaagcAAATGAAATTTGTAGTTCAAATATACCAAATGTACATCtataaatcgaaaaatcaactaATCAATCAAAGGAAATAATTCCAAATACGATTCGGTAGACAAATATAATATAACAATAACAGAGCAGATAAATAAGCAGTAAAATATTCTCATTATGTCGCTTGGCTATCCGACCGCATCATGCGTACCAAAAATGTGCAATAAACAACCTACCGGTCGATCGCCAACTACCGAAGCCACAATCCAGATACCAAGCGTCCACATGCGATATCACCAGGTTGAAACCGGCGTTCAACAGTTGATAGTTCTCCTGCCACTTGCTGCCACCCCAAATTTGCACCGCGTAGGAGTTCTTCGAAAGACACGGATAACTGGTCAGCCCACTGGACCACACGGCTACCATTTTTGGCGGAACACCCTTGTTCGCAAGCTGAAGCCTGTTGTAGGCCTGCTGCATAAAGTCACACCACAGCGTTCGCATGTCCGACTCGTTAAAATGCTGCTGCCAGCATTCCAAATTCACCTCGTCACCCCCCAAGTGGAAGTAATCCAACGGACCGGTCAGGTCCAACAACTCTTCGTACAGCTTCTGCAGAACCAGATAGGTGTTGTTATTTTTAGGATTAAGCTGACCGCAGGGAGGCTCCCCGCAGTAGTAACTCCAGGGCTGTTGGTTGATGCAGAGACTCAGCTCACCCAGATTGTGTTTGGGTCCCCAGTCCCACCCGTTCCCGGCGTGCGCCGGAGCATCAATTTCCGGAATGATCTGTATTCCACGCACTTTGGCGAAGTCCACAATATCTTTCACGTCGCCGGTTGTGTAAATTTCCCTATCGGAATAAGCACCATACCGGGCCAGCTGGGGATAGTTTTTGGACATGAAGGGAAAACTTTGCGAATCCGTGATGTGCCAGTGGAATCGGTTCAGCTTGGAGTGAGACATTCCAACAAGTGTACGCTTTATCGACTCCACGGAGAAATAATGTCTCGATGTGTCTAACATAAGGCCACGGAAGCTGGAAAGGCAGAGATGAAGAACAGATGTTTTTTATGACTGAATAACGaggcaatatattttttctactCACTTAAATCTTGGCACATCTTCAACTAAGGCTTTGTTGAGAACTTTCAGGATACGTTCCTCGTCGTCGAACCATATCAACTGTTGCAACGTTGTGAGAGCATGTTTCGCCCCGAAAAAGCTGTTAGCGTATACTTTCGCCACGAGAGTGCGTGCCGTATCTGTGTGAACATGAACCAATCAGTATGCTTCAAACGAAATGCTCCCATAAATACTTACGGGTCACAGATAGGTTATAACTTTCGTCGGTATGCAACGTCAAATAAGTGTCTGGTGATTTCAGCACCGAAATCTTCACGTCAAACTTATCCACATCGTAGCGATTCTCATCAACTGTTTTGTAGAAGCGTATCTTCAACGGCTGATCCACTTTCTCTCCATCCGAGTCCTTCCCCCGATTCACCTCACTACCTTCTGTGACAGCCAACTCATCCGTGTCGTCATATGTTTCGCCATGTGCCACCAAAACAGCGTGCAATTCTTCCCGGAATACATCGAACGCACGATTCAACAAGCTTTCCACCGCATCGGAACCAGTCGTGAAGTGCGCGTGAATATCTCCCAATCGGAAACGTGATGCTTTgcttccgatagtggttttccCCGTGGGCTGCGGCCAAATATTGATTGGCCCACAGGTCATAGTGCAGGTTAGGAATGGTACACGCTTTCCAGGCGTGCTGCCACCGAAGGAACTCTCCGCGTCATCGGCCTCAACGTAGTGCTGCCGTATGCAATGGTTGTTCACGCATTTGTATGACCACATTTTTTCAGGTGgactgtaaaaaaaaataaatcgatcTCGTTGGTAGGCCCATAGAAACCATTGAGAAAAGCAAACCTACCTAATTTTTGGCATTTGGATGGCCCCCCTCAATGCGCCTCCATCACCCCCCACGCCGTCCCGATTGAATATTCCCGCAAACAGGATCGAGGAACTAGATGGCTTGAGAGAACTCTGATTCTCACTCCAGTACAGGAACATCACCAGCGACACCATCAGCAGCAGCAATCCAAACAAAGTTTTTCTGAGCGATCCGGTAAACGCCATTTTCTTGATAAAGCTCGTCAGTATGGTCGTCTTGAGATTACGCTGCTGAGAGTTTCTCTGTTTGGAagacacacacaaaaaaaacaatttggggAACCATGAATGGTACGGATAACTTTTCTTTACAACGATATAAAATCATAATCCGATGGATTCGAATGTAACCGCCAGGAATAGAACACAGTGTAAAGGTGAAATGTGACATGTGACATGTGGCAttcgattcgattttttcatttccTAGCATCACATGGCACATCGTCTACTCCACGCTATAAACACCCCCGTTCCCTCTTGGCATACCAAAGTTCAGCCGGAGATGAAGGTGTGTCATGTTTACAATCAATCAAATTCAATAAGTAAATTATTGAACGCTGACTTCGCGTCTATATGGGGTGTAGTAGGTACATGAAAAAGCAAAGGAAATGGAGATGGAACTGAAAATTAAAACCGTGGAAACAGTCACTCGTCACTCAAccagtgtgtgcgtgtgtgtgtgtgtgtgttagtGTCGCTGATCAGTTTCTGATGTTTGCAAGATAACAAAATCAGAACGTTTGCGGTAATGTTTACCAAACACTTGAGGTGGCGTATCGGCTACAACTTATCGTAGATAAATTTTGAATGCGATGTCAATTCAAAGATAAGCTTTTAACACAATTTATCGTTTGTTTCAAGAAGAATAAAGCAGAACTATATACTAACTTATGATTCGTGCATTACTGATATTATCTAGAATGAAAAGAGATTGTTCGAAAGTAAAACATTACATCCACCTTTTGGCTCAACCTCGAATTATTAATTACGTtttattcttcaaaatatttatccattcctcgatatttttttttccaaaaacgtttattaaccagactcaattacttattatctaacgtttgcagagtcaaatttcaccctcaaatataactttttttctatataattcttcttcttcttcttcttcaatggcactaacgttcctagaggaacttcgccgtctcaacgtagtattacttgcgtcatttttattagtacttagttgagatttctatgccaaataacacgccttgaatgcattctgagtggcaagctctagaatacgcgtgatcacagtgccagtcggaggaaatttctttgacgaaaaattcccccgaccattctatataattaagactaacaatttaataataactaaatctaacactagattaattggaccggattaggatttaggactaggatcgagcgagtggggtagtttggtttgatgaggagggacggaatcaaacagagatatcatttttttttttgataaattggTAGAGAGAAAGCATAAGGTTGAGGTCGCGACtagctaagatgtctctaaccggAAAGTCAGATTGCCTTCCTAGTG
The Toxorhynchites rutilus septentrionalis strain SRP chromosome 2, ASM2978413v1, whole genome shotgun sequence genome window above contains:
- the LOC129770855 gene encoding probable beta-hexosaminidase fdl isoform X1, whose amino-acid sequence is MLLGNDYYNKRNSQQRNLKTTILTSFIKKMAFTGSLRKTLFGLLLLMVSLVMFLYWSENQSSLKPSSSSILFAGIFNRDGVGGDGGALRGAIQMPKISPPEKMWSYKCVNNHCIRQHYVEADDAESSFGGSTPGKRVPFLTCTMTCGPINIWPQPTGKTTIGSKASRFRLGDIHAHFTTGSDAVESLLNRAFDVFREELHAVLVAHGETYDDTDELAVTEGSEVNRGKDSDGEKVDQPLKIRFYKTVDENRYDVDKFDVKISVLKSPDTYLTLHTDESYNLSVTHTARTLVAKVYANSFFGAKHALTTLQQLIWFDDEERILKVLNKALVEDVPRFNFRGLMLDTSRHYFSVESIKRTLVGMSHSKLNRFHWHITDSQSFPFMSKNYPQLARYGAYSDREIYTTGDVKDIVDFAKVRGIQIIPEIDAPAHAGNGWDWGPKHNLGELSLCINQQPWSYYCGEPPCGQLNPKNNNTYLVLQKLYEELLDLTGPLDYFHLGGDEVNLECWQQHFNESDMRTLWCDFMQQAYNRLQLANKGVPPKMVAVWSSGLTSYPCLSKNSYAVQIWGGSKWQENYQLLNAGFNLVISHVDAWYLDCGFGSWRSTGEGACSPYRNWQTVYKHRPWDEMKLTSLQMRQILGGEACLWTEQVDESTLDSRLWPRASALAERLWTDPVEEIYSESVPKETFNRMSVFRNHLLELGLRAEPIFPKYCAQNQDECV
- the LOC129770855 gene encoding probable beta-hexosaminidase fdl isoform X2, whose amino-acid sequence is MAFTGSLRKTLFGLLLLMVSLVMFLYWSENQSSLKPSSSSILFAGIFNRDGVGGDGGALRGAIQMPKISPPEKMWSYKCVNNHCIRQHYVEADDAESSFGGSTPGKRVPFLTCTMTCGPINIWPQPTGKTTIGSKASRFRLGDIHAHFTTGSDAVESLLNRAFDVFREELHAVLVAHGETYDDTDELAVTEGSEVNRGKDSDGEKVDQPLKIRFYKTVDENRYDVDKFDVKISVLKSPDTYLTLHTDESYNLSVTHTARTLVAKVYANSFFGAKHALTTLQQLIWFDDEERILKVLNKALVEDVPRFNFRGLMLDTSRHYFSVESIKRTLVGMSHSKLNRFHWHITDSQSFPFMSKNYPQLARYGAYSDREIYTTGDVKDIVDFAKVRGIQIIPEIDAPAHAGNGWDWGPKHNLGELSLCINQQPWSYYCGEPPCGQLNPKNNNTYLVLQKLYEELLDLTGPLDYFHLGGDEVNLECWQQHFNESDMRTLWCDFMQQAYNRLQLANKGVPPKMVAVWSSGLTSYPCLSKNSYAVQIWGGSKWQENYQLLNAGFNLVISHVDAWYLDCGFGSWRSTGEGACSPYRNWQTVYKHRPWDEMKLTSLQMRQILGGEACLWTEQVDESTLDSRLWPRASALAERLWTDPVEEIYSESVPKETFNRMSVFRNHLLELGLRAEPIFPKYCAQNQDECV